The following are encoded together in the Aerococcus mictus genome:
- a CDS encoding G5 domain-containing protein: MEPVNRVIEVGTQPVSGTETPIQQDVPVEVEYLYDNTKDKGFVEAGQVTPGKTQSKVVSKVVDGQVVNTVENIVTPAKQQIIVGTKDYTGNFEYKDTDVIPNNTQVTINPNLAPNEVKVVEAGNTGLKERTVRQSFTNGKLGEQVLGDYTTVREPKDRVIEIGTKTDGTYTHKEALPFEVEVRKAPDLKKGQTRVLQEGQPGEQTTTVTIENSQVVGTPSVTTTKAPVKHIVEVGDQDFTGEVSHNVTETLPFKVEIQEDPTLPLFEIQEVQKGENGSKTTKYSQAIKNGAADGELKAEEIARTEPKTHIIKVGTKAPENAETRVKEVPAEIEYVYDKTKDKGTVEKGAYSPGKVESKIVNKFNPQTGKIETTTEEVVTPAKQVIVVGTKDYTGEFKHTEQSLAPFKTEYILDPSLKAGQEVVEQDGKLGLIEREVSQKYVNGTLADKVFGETREVIAPENRIVRIGAKTNGSHTSTEEIPFDVKVEVDPPLAKGEYRVITPGQPGSKETTVSIENSQIVGEPVSKVTKAPVTQVIKVGNQDFTGQVSHTERFEVPFKVEVRENPNLKVGETKLIQQGQPGSYDVTYTQAVKNGQSDGDLAKTITNPVEPKAHIVEVGTQPVAGTETAINKEIPVEVEYVFDDSLEKGQVETGQLTPGKTETKVVSKVVDGQVVNTEETLVTPAKQIVRVGSKDFTGDYKFSNTCPVPFPVEIKENPDLPAGTSKTVQEGVPGSKTTDYTQAIKNGQAEGAPVSQDGAYTAPKAHIIEVGTKPVAGNTHESNKDVPVETIFEYDPSLDKGKVETVQVVPGHVTTKLVNKVVNGQVVTEEVPVVTPAKHIVKVGTKDFTGSFTTVDKNPVPFEVEYKLDPSLAPGTEVVDQEGLVGEEETPITHTIVNGQVTESTPGETTQTKAPVKKIVRIGAKTDGSYTHTEEIPFKVVVEVDPSLNKGEYKLETPGQVGQKTTTVTIENSQVVGTPSAVVTKEPVTEVIKVGGKDFTGQVSHTEHFETAFKVIVRRNEALKPGQVKTVQEGVRGSYDVTFTQKIKNGQADGPLQADRHNEVAAVDHIIEVGPDCPICPVPGQPDQPGQDKPNTDKPNEDKPGDNTTPGGHIPDTGKPEKPGNNTPEEGNPETPQPGEPSPGRDTPENPRPSDDQPGHDKPGSQTSEDPQPGDKKPGQDTSEPDTPGGSSSNNLVPSKDPSDHTTPGNPIPGSGIEGDAVSTDKTSEGDASTGKLVSEDPTLDPASSASLSPASHKASSTASAQPVQVASVLPQTGAVASVTGVGLSLLLAGLGCLRLDRKKKD, translated from the coding sequence GTGGAACCAGTAAACCGCGTGATCGAAGTCGGCACCCAGCCAGTTTCTGGCACGGAAACCCCAATCCAACAAGACGTTCCGGTTGAAGTGGAATACCTTTACGACAACACCAAGGACAAGGGCTTTGTTGAAGCCGGTCAGGTCACTCCTGGCAAGACCCAAAGCAAGGTCGTTTCCAAGGTGGTTGACGGCCAAGTAGTCAACACCGTTGAAAATATCGTGACCCCAGCCAAGCAACAAATCATCGTCGGGACCAAGGATTACACCGGGAACTTTGAATACAAGGATACAGATGTGATTCCAAACAATACCCAGGTCACCATCAACCCTAACTTGGCGCCAAATGAAGTCAAGGTGGTTGAAGCGGGGAATACTGGTCTCAAGGAACGGACCGTTCGCCAATCCTTCACCAATGGAAAACTCGGCGAACAAGTCCTTGGTGACTACACCACGGTCAGAGAACCCAAAGACCGCGTGATTGAAATCGGGACGAAGACCGATGGCACCTATACCCACAAGGAAGCTCTCCCATTCGAAGTTGAAGTGAGAAAGGCGCCTGACCTTAAGAAGGGACAAACCAGAGTCCTTCAAGAAGGTCAACCCGGTGAACAAACCACCACGGTAACCATCGAAAACTCCCAAGTCGTCGGCACACCAAGCGTGACGACCACCAAGGCACCGGTCAAACATATTGTTGAAGTTGGTGACCAAGACTTTACTGGAGAAGTTTCCCATAATGTCACTGAAACACTACCATTCAAGGTAGAAATCCAAGAAGATCCAACTCTTCCACTCTTTGAAATTCAAGAAGTTCAAAAGGGTGAAAACGGATCTAAGACCACTAAGTACAGTCAAGCTATTAAGAATGGGGCAGCTGATGGTGAGTTGAAGGCGGAAGAAATTGCCCGCACTGAACCTAAGACCCATATCATCAAGGTCGGCACCAAGGCTCCGGAAAACGCTGAAACGAGAGTCAAGGAAGTTCCTGCTGAGATTGAATACGTCTACGACAAGACCAAGGACAAAGGAACGGTTGAAAAGGGTGCTTACAGCCCAGGCAAGGTTGAAAGTAAGATCGTCAATAAGTTCAACCCTCAAACTGGCAAGATCGAAACCACAACTGAAGAAGTGGTCACCCCAGCCAAACAAGTGATTGTGGTCGGAACCAAGGACTACACCGGTGAATTCAAGCATACCGAACAGAGCTTGGCACCATTCAAGACCGAATATATCCTTGACCCGAGCCTGAAAGCTGGCCAAGAAGTGGTTGAACAAGACGGGAAACTCGGTTTAATCGAACGTGAGGTCAGTCAGAAATACGTCAATGGCACACTGGCAGATAAGGTCTTCGGTGAGACTCGAGAAGTGATCGCTCCTGAAAATCGGATCGTACGCATCGGTGCCAAGACGAATGGTAGCCATACCTCCACAGAAGAAATTCCATTTGATGTCAAGGTTGAAGTCGATCCTCCTTTAGCTAAGGGTGAGTACCGAGTGATAACGCCAGGTCAACCAGGTAGCAAGGAAACGACCGTCTCCATTGAAAATTCTCAAATTGTTGGCGAGCCCGTCTCTAAAGTAACCAAGGCACCTGTGACTCAAGTGATCAAGGTCGGTAACCAAGACTTTACCGGTCAAGTGAGCCATACGGAACGCTTCGAGGTGCCTTTCAAGGTAGAAGTGCGTGAGAATCCAAATCTCAAGGTTGGCGAAACTAAGCTGATTCAACAAGGTCAGCCAGGTTCCTATGACGTGACCTATACGCAAGCCGTTAAGAATGGTCAATCCGATGGTGACTTAGCTAAAACCATCACCAACCCGGTTGAGCCGAAAGCGCATATCGTTGAAGTCGGCACCCAGCCGGTTGCAGGCACAGAAACGGCCATCAACAAGGAAATTCCAGTTGAAGTTGAATATGTCTTCGATGATAGCCTCGAAAAAGGTCAAGTTGAAACCGGTCAATTGACTCCAGGGAAGACAGAAACTAAGGTTGTTTCTAAAGTTGTGGACGGCCAGGTGGTTAATACAGAAGAAACCCTTGTGACCCCAGCTAAACAAATCGTCCGTGTTGGGTCCAAGGACTTTACCGGCGACTACAAGTTCTCCAACACTTGTCCAGTCCCATTCCCAGTTGAAATCAAAGAAAATCCTGATTTACCAGCGGGAACATCGAAGACTGTGCAAGAAGGCGTCCCAGGCTCCAAGACCACGGACTATACCCAAGCCATCAAGAATGGCCAAGCGGAAGGGGCACCTGTCAGCCAAGACGGCGCCTACACTGCACCGAAAGCTCATATCATTGAAGTAGGTACCAAACCGGTGGCAGGTAACACCCATGAAAGCAATAAGGATGTCCCTGTCGAAACCATCTTTGAATACGATCCAAGTCTCGACAAGGGCAAGGTGGAAACCGTCCAAGTCGTGCCGGGTCATGTGACCACTAAACTGGTCAACAAGGTGGTTAACGGTCAAGTGGTGACTGAAGAAGTGCCCGTGGTGACGCCTGCCAAGCATATCGTTAAGGTGGGTACCAAGGACTTTACCGGAAGTTTCACCACCGTGGATAAGAACCCGGTACCATTTGAAGTGGAATACAAACTAGATCCAAGTCTTGCCCCAGGCACTGAAGTTGTTGACCAAGAGGGCCTTGTCGGGGAAGAAGAAACCCCAATCACCCATACCATTGTCAATGGTCAAGTGACGGAATCGACTCCAGGTGAGACCACTCAAACTAAGGCGCCAGTGAAGAAAATTGTCCGCATTGGAGCGAAGACTGATGGAAGCTACACCCATACGGAAGAAATTCCATTCAAGGTGGTCGTAGAAGTTGATCCAAGCCTCAATAAGGGTGAATACAAGCTAGAAACCCCTGGTCAAGTCGGTCAAAAGACCACCACCGTAACCATTGAAAACTCTCAAGTTGTGGGGACACCGAGTGCTGTGGTCACCAAGGAACCAGTGACCGAAGTCATTAAGGTAGGCGGCAAGGACTTTACCGGTCAAGTCAGCCATACCGAACACTTCGAAACGGCCTTTAAGGTGATTGTTCGTCGCAATGAGGCCTTGAAACCAGGTCAAGTGAAGACCGTCCAAGAAGGGGTCAGAGGCTCTTATGACGTTACCTTTACCCAAAAAATTAAGAACGGCCAAGCTGACGGCCCACTCCAAGCAGACCGTCATAATGAAGTCGCAGCGGTAGATCATATCATTGAAGTGGGACCGGATTGCCCAATCTGCCCAGTTCCTGGTCAACCCGATCAACCTGGACAAGACAAACCAAATACCGACAAGCCAAATGAGGACAAACCTGGCGATAACACCACACCAGGTGGGCATATTCCAGATACAGGAAAACCTGAAAAGCCTGGTAATAACACTCCAGAGGAAGGCAATCCTGAAACACCGCAACCAGGAGAGCCTAGTCCAGGACGGGATACACCGGAAAATCCTCGCCCAAGTGATGATCAACCAGGCCATGACAAGCCAGGTAGTCAGACATCAGAAGATCCTCAACCAGGGGACAAGAAACCCGGTCAAGACACTTCTGAACCTGACACACCAGGTGGGTCCAGCTCAAATAACCTAGTTCCAAGTAAGGATCCATCCGATCACACCACACCCGGAAATCCGATACCAGGTTCTGGTATTGAGGGGGATGCAGTCTCAACAGATAAAACTTCAGAAGGAGACGCTTCAACCGGTAAACTGGTCAGTGAGGATCCAACGCTTGACCCAGCCTCATCCGCAAGCCTCAGTCCGGCGAGTCACAAGGCTAGCTCAACAGCAAGTGCCCAACCTGTTCAAGTGGCTTCAGTTCTCCCACAAACGGGTGCGGTTGCTTCAGTGACAGGAGTCGGTTTATCCCTACTTCTGGCTGGATTGGGCTGTCTCAGACTCGACCGTAAGAAGAAAGATTAA
- a CDS encoding phosphate/phosphite/phosphonate ABC transporter substrate-binding protein, whose amino-acid sequence MSIKKWLLSGLSVLTAFGLAACGNEGGESGDSAEAGNHIDTLSVEFVPSRDPEEIITVTDPLKDILKEELEKQGFTVDNVDINVGTSYEATGEALEAGTTDVGFIPGGTYVLYEEGIEPILTATRGGLSVTGENPQDWNKEPVTKVDDQVTYYHGLILAGPSEKGQELAEKVNNGEELNWEDLNSANWSVMGTSSPAGYIYPSLWLQDNYGKNITDLANVVQADSYASAFARLASGQVDVMVTYADARLDNEEKWQEQLGGSDNIWKEVQVIGVTKPMMNDTISVSKNSENMTPELAQALQEAFINIAQTEEGQEIIAVYTHEGYEKAEPSDYDTEREAQKLVQEMN is encoded by the coding sequence ATGAGTATCAAAAAATGGCTATTGAGTGGTTTAAGTGTATTAACCGCTTTTGGTTTGGCAGCTTGTGGTAATGAAGGTGGAGAGAGTGGGGATTCAGCTGAGGCAGGTAATCATATCGATACTTTATCAGTAGAATTCGTTCCTTCCCGTGACCCTGAAGAAATTATTACGGTCACTGATCCTTTGAAGGACATCTTGAAGGAAGAATTAGAAAAACAAGGATTCACTGTTGATAATGTCGATATCAACGTGGGAACCAGTTATGAAGCAACCGGTGAAGCCTTAGAAGCTGGGACTACTGACGTTGGTTTTATTCCTGGTGGGACCTATGTCCTTTATGAAGAAGGCATCGAACCGATCTTAACTGCTACTCGTGGCGGACTTTCGGTTACTGGTGAAAATCCTCAAGACTGGAATAAAGAACCAGTAACTAAAGTAGACGACCAAGTGACTTACTATCACGGCCTCATCTTAGCGGGACCTAGTGAAAAAGGTCAAGAATTAGCCGAAAAGGTAAATAATGGCGAAGAACTCAACTGGGAAGACCTCAATTCAGCCAACTGGTCAGTGATGGGGACTTCATCCCCAGCGGGTTACATCTATCCATCCCTTTGGTTACAAGATAACTATGGTAAGAATATTACTGACTTAGCTAATGTGGTGCAAGCGGACTCCTATGCTTCAGCTTTTGCCCGTTTAGCTTCAGGTCAAGTGGATGTTATGGTTACCTATGCGGATGCCCGTTTAGATAATGAAGAAAAATGGCAAGAACAACTCGGTGGTAGTGATAACATTTGGAAAGAAGTTCAAGTGATTGGGGTCACTAAACCAATGATGAACGATACCATTTCCGTATCCAAGAACTCTGAAAACATGACTCCTGAATTAGCCCAAGCCTTACAGGAAGCTTTCATCAATATTGCTCAAACAGAGGAAGGCCAAGAAATTATTGCCGTTTACACCCACGAAGGATATGAAAAGGCAGAACCATCTGACTATGATACCGAACGTGAAGCCCAAAAATTAGTGCAAGAAATGAATTAA
- the phnC gene encoding phosphonate ABC transporter ATP-binding protein codes for MIRFEHVDKVYEGGLKALDDINLEIPNGRFVAIVGKSGAGKSTLIRTINKMHDINGGKLTVNDRDVSALEGSQLRKFRRNIGMVFQSFNLVEKTTVLNNVLNAFLPDLAWHQKLFSLFTEEQKVKALEALESVDILDKAYDRVDQLSGGQKQRVALARTLVQEPSIILADEPVASLDPISSKQVMDYFKNINQSQDITILINIHDVGMALDYADSVIGINSGKIVYYGPSSEVNQEILDTIYKKS; via the coding sequence ATGATTCGATTTGAACATGTGGATAAGGTTTATGAAGGTGGATTAAAGGCTTTAGATGATATTAATTTAGAAATTCCCAATGGTCGTTTTGTCGCCATTGTAGGGAAATCCGGAGCGGGGAAATCGACTTTAATTCGTACCATTAATAAGATGCATGACATTAACGGAGGAAAATTAACCGTTAACGATAGGGATGTTTCGGCCTTAGAAGGTAGCCAATTAAGAAAATTCCGGAGAAATATTGGTATGGTCTTTCAATCTTTTAACCTGGTGGAGAAGACCACGGTCTTAAATAATGTTTTAAATGCCTTTTTGCCTGACTTAGCCTGGCATCAGAAACTATTTTCTCTATTTACAGAAGAGCAAAAGGTTAAAGCCCTGGAAGCCTTAGAAAGTGTCGATATTCTGGATAAGGCCTATGACCGGGTCGACCAATTGTCTGGTGGACAAAAACAAAGGGTGGCCCTAGCTCGAACTTTGGTTCAGGAGCCATCGATTATTTTAGCAGACGAACCGGTAGCCAGTTTGGACCCGATTTCTTCTAAGCAGGTTATGGATTACTTTAAAAATATTAATCAAAGCCAAGATATTACCATTTTAATTAATATCCATGATGTCGGTATGGCCCTAGATTATGCCGATAGTGTCATCGGAATTAATTCAGGGAAGATTGTTTATTATGGTCCAAGTAGTGAGGTTAATCAAGAGATTTTAGATACGATTTACAAGAAGTCTTAG
- the phnE gene encoding phosphonate ABC transporter, permease protein PhnE — translation MFKRKEYQLASGKVFKEKRSWTPVIVLVLAIALYVALEVTEFDFADIIKRGHQLTTIVAQLFQPDWSYLSDVIQPLLDTIKMSLFGSFAGAAVALPFAFLASSNMVHFAPVNWLVKVLFTIIRTIPTLVSALIATYLFGLGTLAGTVAIFLFSFSYVGKLLYEEIETTNLGAFEAMIAMGYTRPFAFLKGVIPNIMPFYLSTALFNFEGNVRYASILGYVGAGGLGLLINENIGWRDYEKVGTILFVLLITVFIIENLSRYIRRKIS, via the coding sequence GTGTTTAAACGAAAAGAATATCAACTGGCTTCTGGAAAGGTATTTAAAGAAAAACGCTCTTGGACGCCAGTGATTGTATTAGTTTTAGCCATTGCTTTATATGTTGCCTTAGAGGTGACCGAGTTTGATTTCGCTGACATTATAAAACGGGGCCACCAGTTAACTACTATCGTTGCCCAACTCTTTCAACCGGATTGGTCCTATCTATCTGATGTCATCCAACCCTTGCTGGATACCATTAAGATGTCATTATTTGGCTCTTTTGCTGGGGCGGCAGTTGCCTTACCCTTTGCCTTTTTAGCCTCATCCAATATGGTCCATTTTGCGCCAGTGAACTGGTTGGTTAAGGTGTTATTTACCATTATTCGTACCATTCCAACCTTAGTTTCTGCCTTGATCGCGACTTATTTGTTTGGTCTAGGGACTTTGGCAGGGACGGTAGCCATCTTCCTGTTTTCATTTTCCTATGTGGGTAAGCTCTTGTATGAAGAAATTGAAACCACTAATTTAGGAGCCTTTGAGGCTATGATTGCTATGGGTTATACCCGTCCTTTTGCCTTTTTAAAAGGGGTGATTCCTAATATTATGCCTTTCTATCTGTCTACCGCCCTCTTTAACTTTGAAGGGAATGTGCGTTATGCCTCGATCTTAGGTTATGTGGGCGCCGGCGGTTTAGGTTTACTTATTAATGAAAATATTGGTTGGCGTGATTATGAAAAAGTTGGGACCATTCTCTTTGTCCTATTAATAACTGTTTTCATCATCGAGAACTTAAGCCGTTATATTCGGCGTAAGATTAGTTAG
- the phnE gene encoding phosphonate ABC transporter, permease protein PhnE yields the protein MTDSIQSVLDKEPNYRAIQGVITVIVLLVLFWSSSVIDFSNYSQDGWAVAGEIISGVLHPDMTMLTDFSSSGLWFLLFETVCIAFVGTLIGGIISLPLAFLSSSNVVPAWLAAIFRVVIMMLRTVPAIVYGLMFIRVTGPGPAAGVLTMTFTSIGMLTKLFSETIADLNTDILEAFRAMGTTTMDQIMFGIIPQLSASFLSTLIYRFDMNIRDATTLGLVGAGGIGAPLLFAINSYRWNQVGAILIALILLVFLVEAISTRLRQYLAYGHF from the coding sequence GTGACAGATTCAATTCAAAGCGTATTAGACAAAGAGCCGAATTACCGTGCCATTCAAGGAGTCATTACTGTCATTGTGCTGCTGGTATTATTTTGGTCATCCAGTGTGATTGATTTTTCCAATTATAGCCAGGACGGCTGGGCTGTAGCTGGAGAAATCATCTCTGGGGTGCTTCATCCCGATATGACTATGTTGACGGATTTTTCTTCCAGTGGTTTATGGTTTTTATTATTTGAAACCGTCTGTATTGCTTTTGTTGGGACCTTAATTGGTGGTATCATTTCTTTACCTTTAGCTTTTTTATCATCCAGTAATGTGGTTCCTGCTTGGCTAGCCGCAATCTTCCGAGTGGTGATTATGATGCTTCGGACCGTCCCAGCCATTGTATACGGATTGATGTTTATCCGGGTAACTGGTCCTGGGCCAGCTGCGGGGGTCTTAACCATGACCTTTACCTCGATTGGGATGTTAACCAAGCTCTTTTCAGAAACCATTGCCGATTTAAATACCGACATCCTGGAAGCCTTCCGCGCCATGGGAACGACCACCATGGACCAGATCATGTTTGGTATCATTCCACAGTTATCGGCTAGTTTCTTATCGACTTTAATCTATCGTTTCGATATGAATATTCGAGATGCAACTACCCTAGGTTTGGTTGGTGCTGGTGGGATTGGGGCTCCCCTACTATTTGCGATTAACTCTTATCGCTGGAATCAAGTGGGCGCCATTTTAATTGCTTTAATCTTACTGGTCTTCTTAGTGGAAGCCATTTCTACCCGCCTGCGTCAATACCTCGCCTATGGTCACTTTTAG